The proteins below come from a single Mycolicibacterium sp. TY81 genomic window:
- a CDS encoding alcohol dehydrogenase catalytic domain-containing protein, translating to MNLTDRFQDLIDRGVAPTLDQLDALYDDASAVDVDDVLGEWAGGVFGLGHPAEAQLEAIKWAGKSFGAADDVAPIVCFDDAGRRFVNPIFGGASLRLADYRGSATATMTYHDLPMADHFRKISDTILIGAMEAPGQSRAGYFYLTRMATTERPRDPEFVSCEPARTADAAVLRAPGQPFEVTQVELESPRPDEVLVRIEAVGICHSDLVIAGMAQPQQLPMVLGHEGAGVIEAVGADVADLLPGDHVVLSYAWCGECTNCRRDRMAYCSRSNMLNLTGARLDGSGGMRIGTTPVHARFCGQSSFATYALAVAHTVVRVPKDVPFDVLAPLGCGVQTGAGTVLNALRPEPGSSIAVFAAGSVGLSAIMAAKVAGCERIIAVDPKPQRRELAVSLGATDAVDPAYARSAVRSGVDYAVDCIGKPESARAAIASLASPGVCAVVGLQGLSTPIQVDLAKLVGKGQTLCGVVEGQAVPRRFIPTLIDLYRSGALPVDRLITTFGLDEINEAIAATQRGDVVKAVLLPAGR from the coding sequence ATGAACCTCACCGATCGATTCCAGGACCTGATCGACCGCGGCGTCGCCCCGACGCTCGACCAGCTCGACGCGTTGTACGACGACGCGTCCGCCGTCGACGTCGACGATGTGCTCGGCGAATGGGCGGGCGGCGTGTTCGGCCTGGGCCACCCCGCCGAAGCGCAGCTGGAGGCGATCAAGTGGGCCGGCAAGTCCTTCGGCGCCGCCGATGACGTCGCACCGATCGTCTGCTTCGACGACGCGGGACGCCGTTTCGTGAACCCCATCTTCGGCGGCGCGAGCCTGCGGCTGGCGGACTACCGCGGCAGCGCAACCGCCACGATGACCTACCACGACCTGCCGATGGCGGATCATTTCCGGAAGATCTCCGACACCATCCTCATCGGGGCGATGGAAGCGCCGGGGCAGAGCCGGGCCGGCTACTTCTACCTGACTCGGATGGCCACCACCGAGCGGCCACGCGATCCCGAGTTCGTCTCGTGCGAACCGGCCCGCACCGCCGACGCCGCTGTCCTGCGCGCACCGGGCCAACCGTTCGAGGTCACCCAGGTCGAGCTCGAAAGTCCGCGCCCCGACGAGGTTCTCGTGCGTATCGAGGCGGTCGGCATCTGTCACAGCGACCTCGTGATCGCCGGAATGGCGCAGCCCCAACAACTTCCGATGGTTCTCGGCCATGAAGGCGCGGGCGTCATCGAGGCCGTCGGGGCCGACGTGGCGGACCTCCTGCCCGGCGATCACGTCGTGCTCAGCTACGCGTGGTGCGGCGAGTGCACCAACTGCAGACGCGACCGGATGGCGTACTGCTCGCGGTCCAACATGCTCAACCTCACCGGCGCCCGGCTCGACGGCAGCGGTGGCATGCGGATCGGCACCACGCCGGTGCATGCCCGCTTCTGCGGCCAATCCTCTTTCGCCACATACGCTCTCGCCGTTGCTCACACCGTGGTACGCGTCCCGAAGGACGTGCCGTTCGACGTACTCGCTCCCCTCGGTTGCGGCGTCCAGACCGGCGCGGGCACGGTACTGAACGCGCTGCGCCCCGAGCCGGGTTCATCGATCGCGGTGTTCGCCGCGGGCTCGGTGGGGCTGTCGGCCATCATGGCCGCGAAGGTGGCCGGCTGCGAACGGATCATCGCCGTGGACCCCAAACCGCAACGGCGGGAGCTCGCGGTGTCGTTGGGCGCCACCGACGCCGTCGATCCCGCCTACGCCCGAAGCGCCGTCCGGTCCGGCGTCGACTACGCCGTCGACTGCATCGGCAAACCGGAATCCGCGCGCGCCGCGATCGCCAGCCTGGCGTCGCCCGGCGTCTGCGCCGTCGTCGGCCTCCAGGGCCTGAGCACCCCGATCCAGGTCGACCTCGCGAAGCTCGTCGGCAAGGGTCAGACCCTCTGCGGCGTCGTCGAAGGCCAGGCGGTGCCACGCCGATTCATCCCGACGCTCATCGACCTGTACCGCAGCGGTGCGCTACCCGTCGACCGCTTGATCACCACGTTCGGGCTCGACGAGATCAACGAGGCCA